TGAAATTACAGCCTGTTCATGGTTATGTTCCATAGATTGTATTAGCTTTTTTGATTTTATGTATATTTGCAGTTTGAGGGGATGCGCCCAATGTCTTGGTATAGCAAGGTGGCCTGGTCTGAAGGATTGTTTCTCAGGCAGCACCATTTGCAACAAAATGATCGCTATCTTGAAAAATTGATCGATCGCCGGACACGGTTTAGCTCTCCTTATCCTTGGGGATTTTCCGAGCTCGAAGTTGACCTCGATATGGCTGCGCAGAAGAAGTTTGCATTGCGCCGCGTTGCTGGCAATTTTCAGGACGGATATGCCTTCGATTGCCCCACGATTTCACCTCTGCCCACGCCAATTGAAATTCCTGAGGGATCTGAGAAAAGCTATGTCTGGCTGACGCTTCCAAACGCGGTTGCTAATACGCGTGAAATTGATATGGGGGTGGCGCAAAGTGGCTCTCGATATGTTCGGGAAGCTGAGACGATTATCGATTCCAATTCAAACATGCATCAAGAAGAGCAGATTGAGGTCGCTCATCCCCGCCTCAGTTTTGATATTCGCAAGACGGAAAAGCCCGGGTTTCATTGTCTCAAGATAGCACGCATTCTGGAGATTCAGGATAAGCGCGTAATTTTTGATCAAACCTTTGCTCCTCCCGTTCTTGTTGTCGCAGGTGACAAGACCGTAACGGGGTGGATGGACCGGGTCATTGGCTGGGTCGATACCAAATTGGAGACCTTGTCACGATACGCCGCCGACCCCAGCTCCGGGGGCGGTTTGCAGACCTTTGATTATTTCATGCTTCAATTGTTAAACCGTGAAATCAACGTTCTGAAGTTTTTGCGTGCGTCTCCCTATGTTCATCCGAGTGAATTTTACATTCAGCTGCTGCGTCTGTCAGGTGAACTCTGGACCTTCTCGCCCAAACGTCTGGCACCGGCCTATCAGCCTTATGATCAAGACAATCTGGCAGCTTGTTTTGAGCCGATTCTGTCTGACATTCAGCGGTTGTTGAGTCTGGATATCGGTCGGGCAATTCGTCTGGAACTCGTTGAACGGGCGCAAAATGCCTATATCGCCATGGTGAATGACCGAAGTCTGTTCAAGGTGGCGACCTTTGTTATCGAAGTTTCTGCGAGCCGTCCCCTGACCGAAATCCAACGCCAATTCAGTTCCTTATGCAAGGTCGGGCCCACTCGTAAGATGAACCAACTCGTCAATACCCATCTGCCGGGGATTGATCTCATTCATCTTCCTACGCCACCGGGCCAAATCAGGGCGGTGTCAGATCACGTCTATTTCCGGTTGGACAAATATTCTGATCTTTGGCCAGAATTCAGTAGTGATCCCGGCATCGGGCTGCATTTTGCCGGGGATTGGCCAAATCTTGAACTGGATCTTTGGGCAATAATGGATAGCCAGTCATGAGCAATGATCACAGAAATGATAATGGCGGCAAGACTGTTATTCGTCCAAATCCTGGAGGGGTGTTTGGCCAGCCGTCCTCTCCGTCAGGGGCGCCGAGGCCTTTTAATCCAGATCCTATACCTGCGCAAAATCCACAACAGCAGGGGGGACATTCGTCACAGCAACAATATCCTTCCTCACCTTCTCCTTACGGTCGCAATGAGCGTATCGCTCCAAGTCAGGGATATGACTCGTCCAGAGCTGCAAACCAGGAGGATGCATGGCTAAAGGGGGCTGATCCCAGAAATACATTTTTCCCAGATCCTCAACAAGCGCCAAAGCCGGAGGGGCCTCGTCATAGCATTCCGCTCGATGTTGCCTTGCAGGCCAGAAGCTCGGAACAGTATGAAAGCGGCAACCGGCTGCTAACGGCAGCAACGCCACTTCTTACCCTTTTCGGTCGTCTGCGGTCTCAAATTGTCGAGATGCAGGCCAAGCCCCTGATGGAGCATGTTCGGTCGAGAATTGAGGAATTCGAAAACCAACTGCTTGCGCAATCCATCGATTCCAATGTGGTTCATATGGCCAAATATGCCCTTTGTGCCACTGCTGATGATATCGTTCAAAATCTGCCCGGTACGGATCGTCATGTCTGGCTTCAATATTCTATGGAAGCTGTCTATTTCAACGATCGAAATTCGGGTGTCGGTTTCTTTCAGCAGCTGGATTTGCTGTTGCGCAATCCTGCGGTGAATCTGGAGCTTCTCGAGCTTATGCATGCGTGCATGTCTCTCGGTTTTGAGGGGAAGTATCGCCACATGCAAGGTGGGCATGAAGGATTGATGAAGGAAAAGCAGGGCACCTATCAAGCAATCTGTAATGTGCGGCAAATGCGTGAAGATGGTCTCTCTCCTCACTGGAGAGGGTTGATGATCGCGGCCAAGAAGTTTTCTAACCGAATCCCTATTTGGGTTTTAGGAGCTGTTGCTCTGGGAGTGTTGCTGGCGACTTTCTTGACCTTGCGGTTTTTGCTTGGGTTTGACAGCGATGCTCTCGCCAATCAGATCGTGCAACTTCATCCTTTGCAGCAAATCTCAATCGAACGACCGCCCTTTACGCCTCCACCGAAGGATCCTCCTCCCGTCAAGACCAGTCAGTTGGACCGGATAAGAGCTGGTTTGAAAGAAAATATCGATAATGGTGGCATGACTATCGATCCTGTTGGCGATTATATTGTCATTCAGGTCAATAACATGGTTCTGTTTCCCTCAGGGAAGGCGTCTGTGCTGCCTGAATTTGCTCCCGTTGCTCAGCGTATTGCTCAAACGCTTGATAGTGAGCCGGGGCCGGTCAATATCATCGGGCACACCGACAATGTTAAGCTTCGCAGTACCAGCCGTTTCAAAAACAATTACGAATTATCCGTTGCCAGAGCGAAATCTGTTGAATCGATTATTTCCAGTGTCCTGAAAGACCCTTCGCGTATCAAGGTTGAAGGCAAAGGCGAGTTGGAGCCTATCGCTGATAATAAAACCAAGGAAGGGCGAGCCAAAAACCGGCGCGTGGAGATTACCATTCCACGCGAGGAGACATTGCAGGAACCAAATATTTGAAAGTTATTTGATTTATGAAAGCCTGGATAAAGCATAGTCTGATCGTTGTCGGGTTGCTGATACTGACCTTGACAATCTGGTTTGGCGGCCCACTGCTCGCATTTGGCGATGTGCAGCCTTTGGGGTCGGTTCTTTCAAGAGTGCTGACCGTTGGCATAATCATTCTTGTTGTGCTTCTCGTCTACGGGATTGGATTTTGGAAAAAGCGCAAAGCAGCCAAAGCCTTGGAAGACGCACTAACAGAGAGTGAGGAAAACGAGGGAGATGCTGAAATTCTGTCAGAGAAGATGACAGAAGCGATTGATGTTCTCAAGAAGTCGAGCGGTAACAAGAATTATCTGTACGAGTTGCCTTGGTATGTCATCATAGGCCCTCCCGGCTCGGGCAAAACCACCGCGCTGGTCAATTCGGGATTGAAATTCCCTCTGGCTGGTAAGGAAAACGCAGCATCTGTCATGGGGGTTGGCGGTACGCGCTATTGTGACTGGTGGTTCACCGATGATGCCGTGATGATCGACACCGCGGGCCGTTACACAACTCAGGATTCGGATGCGGACGCCGACAAGGCAAGCTGGCTGTCCTTCTTGCAGCTTCTGAAGCACAACCGCCTGAAGCAGCCGATCAACGGTGTGATTATCGCGATCAGTCTTGAAGACCTGATAAAAGGGGACAAGGAAGCTCTTTCCCTGCACGCGACGGAAATTCGCAAACGTTTGGTCGAAATCCATCAAGAGCTCAAAATCGACTTTCCCGTTTATGCCCTGTTTACAAAAGCCGATCTGGTGGCCGGGTTCATGGAGTTCTTCGGGAATTTCAATGAGACGCGAAGGCGGCAGGTCTGGGGAGCGACATTTCAGAGCGAAAAGCGCAATGAAAATCCAATCGGGCAGGTTGAGGAGGAATTCAATCTGCTTTTGAAAGTGTTGGCCGACAATGTGACGGATCGCTTGCAAGAAGAGCCGGACGGCGAAACTCGCATCAGCATCTTTGGATTTCCTGCTCAGGTTGCTCATCTGCGGGAAAAAGTCATTGGCTTTCTTTCGGAAATTTTCGAGCCGACCCGTTATCATGTCAATGCTAATCTGCGCGGCTTCTACTTCTCTTCAGGCACTCAGGAAGGAACGCCGATTGATCAGGTGCTGGGGGCAATGGCCAGTTCCTTCTCACGAGATTTACAGAGCTGGCAGATGTCTGGAAAGGGACGCTCTTTCTTCATTCATGATCTGTTTAAAAAGGTCATATTTGAAGAATCCGGATGGGTTTCCTTTGATCGTAAGGCTGTCAGACGTGCTTCATTTTTTCGCTATAGTGCCATTGCAGCGTTGATTGCGTGCACAGTCGGATTGGCCGGGCTTTGGACATGGAGCTATTTTAATAATCGGTCTCTGATTTCTGTTACAGAAAATTCGATAGCCACCTATCGCGTCAATGCGAGAGAGGAACTGACAGCAACGGTCGTCAAGGATGATGATTTGCTTTCCATTTCGGGCTATTTGCAAATGCTGCGCAAAATGCCGGTCGGATACGAATATCGTGAAGACGGTACGCCCATGAAAGAAGGGTTTGGTCTGTCACAACGACCTCAGCTGGTGGTTGCGTCAGAAGTTGCCTATCGGCAGGGATTGGAGAGAATGTTCCGGTCCCGCCTTATCCTGCGGTTGGAACGACAGCTTGAGTTGTTCATCAGTGATGATGATCCACTTTCGGTATATGAAGCTCTGAAGGTTTATTTGATGCTTGGAGGCAAGGCTCGAAGCGTGAATAAGCAACTGATCATCTCTTGGATGAAGGCGGATTGGGCAAATAATCAATATCCCGGTCCGGATAACAAAGCTGCCCGACAAGAGTTGCTTGACCATCTGGAAGCCATGCTCGATCTAGATGCTGCGCGGTCTCCGAGTTTTCAGCTGGATGGACCTCTGGTGGAGGCTGCGCAAAAGACTCTTGCTCGGATGCATCTTGTCGATCAAGCCTATGCGTTGATTAAATCCGCATCCTACACTTCAGGTCTGGAAGATTTCTATCCTGCTCAAAGGGCGGGCGCTCAGGCCGATACTGTGTTTGAAACTGTCGATGGCTCGGACTTTTCTGCCATGAAAATTCCGATGATTTATACCTACCGCGGATTCCATGAGTTCTTTCTTGTTCAGTTGTCGGCCGTTGCGGAAAAGCTGGAGCAGGAAAGATGGGTTCTTGGTGAATTTGGTCAGGATGAGTCCTACAAAGAGCAATACAAGCAGCTTGGTCCACAATTGCTAGATCGATACGGTAAGGATTTTGTCGAAGTCTGGACTAAAATGCTCGCCAACATCCGCCTTCGGCCTATGTCTGCGGACAAGCCCAAATATATCAATCTGAGTACAGCTTCTTCTCCATCTTCACCGATAAGAGAATTGTTCAAGGCCGTTGCCGAAGAGACTGCCTTGACCAAAGATGCTGACACTGAAGCCGGTGCTGCGGCCTTGACGGGTACTTCGGACAAAGCATTGGCTGGGGATGCGGCCAAGATGGTGCTTGAACGCGCCCGGATGCGCATGAGCGGTCTGGCCAATATTGGCATCGATTTGGCGTTGAAGAAATCCCAGAGTCGGGTTGGGGGCCTCCTCAATGGTGGTTCTAACGCAGCGAGACGCATCCCGGGGGCGAATATTGAGGCGCAGTTCCGGGAATATCAGATGTTGTTTGATGGCAAGATCGGCGTGCGCCCCATCGACGGTCTTATTCAGGTCCTTTATGAGACCCATCGCAATCTCGTTTTAGCAGCCACAGTGTCCGGTGAAGCTGAAAGAGCGGCTGCCATGGTGCAAAGACAGGTTGCGACACTCAGGGCCAGCGCTTCGCGGCTGCCCCGTCCGCTGGCTCGCATGATTCAAGGCGCCGTTGAAGATTTCGAGGGCGATGCGGCGGATACCTCCATTGCTCAGCTTAATCAGCTATTGCAAAGCACGGTTACGCGCCGTTGTCAGCAGATCATTGCAAACCGCTATCCGTTCAAGAGCAATAGTCGACGTGATGTTCAGATGCAGGATTTTGCTACGCTGTTTTCTCCAAACGGAATTCTTGATCAATTCTTTTCCCAGAATCTGTCCAAATATGTCGATATGAGCGGGACTAACTGGAAATGGAAACAGGATAGTCGAATGGGGCAGGAAATGTCTTCCGAGACATTGCGTCATTTCCAGAACGCGCAGGAGATAAGAGACGCTTTCTTCCCGCAGGGCGGGCGTATGCCGGGTGTCAATATCACAATCAAGCAAACTGCATTGCAGGGGCAGGTGGAATCCGCTCTGTTGACGGTTAACCAGCAAATTCTGCAGACCCAACAAGTCGGGAATATGCCAATGACGATCAATTGGCCGGGTAGCATGAGTTCAGGGTCCTTTTCGATCCAGTTCTTGCCGGAGATGTTCGGGCGCACATCGAGTTTTGCGCTTGAAGGATCTTGGGCTTTGATGCGAGCCATCAAGATGGGGTCTCCCAAAAAGAGGGGAGATACCATTCAAGTCCACTACAATATTGGTGGTCGGTATGTTCAATATGATATTCAGGTAGGTTCAATTCTCAATCCATTTATGCTGCGCGCGCTATCGCGCTTTCAATGCCCGGAAGGGCTTTGAACATGGGATTGGGATTTTTCGGTAAGGTGCCGGCCAAGAGAGACTTTGTGTCAAGGCATATTCCTCGTAGTGTGCTCCAACCTTATGAGAACTGGCTGCATGCCTGTTTGGCACATAGCCAGAACCAGATGGGGAATGAGTGGGCGCGCTATTATCTGGTCGCTCCGATTTGGCGATTTTGGCTGGGTAGCAAAATCCTGGGTGTGCCTTGCCAAGGCATTATTATGTCATCCGTTGATCAGGTCGGGCGGTATTTCCCCTTTACCATATTGCATTACGCCGATGAGGCTGTGAAAACTTGCCCTCCCGTTCTTGATGACCAGAAGCAATGGTTTGCTTGTGCTGAACGAGAGGCCTTACGTGTCTTGTCTGATGAAGATTTTGAACTGGAGACGATTACTTCAGATTTGAGCAATCCTCATTTGCGAGGCATGGCGTCAGGTGCTTCAGCCTATATGGATTCCGATGGCACCAATTGGTTGCCAGCCCAAGAGCCAGTTCAAGGGTCTAGCTCAGAGGCGGACGCCTCTAGCCAAACGGATAGAAACAATGGCGAGATGGCTTGTTGTGACGATGTTGCAAGCGATTTGTCAGTTTCTCAGGCGGAGGGGCTTTTGGCCAAGCCGGGCGATCTTTCTGAAGAAACGGAACTTGTTCAAGCCAAACCGGAAAAATGCCCGGAAACTGCACAGCCGCAGAATGAGCAAAAGACCCGAATTTTGCATCAGAAAGAGAGTGCAGGCTTATTCGAGAGCGTGGGACAGGCCGAATTCTGCGATGCGGCTGCTTCTCGAAGCTATTGGTGGGTGGTGCAGAGTGACAAGGTGGTGGCCTTGCGTTGTCAGAACGGCCTGCCTAATCCCCGTTTTTATATGCAAATGATTGGTGCCGTTTCCTTTCATCCCCAGAGTTAAGGCTCATCCTTGATGGGGGGGCCAGATGAAGTTGAGTGCAAAAATGTCTGTGAGCAAATTTCGATTTGAAAGCTGGGGGGTGAGCGACAAAGGCTGCGTTCGTGAGTTGAACGAGGACAGCTATCTAGCGATGCCTGAAAGTGGTGTTTGGGTTGTCGCTGATGGTATGGGGGGGCATGAAGCTGGTGAACTGGCCAGTCGCGCTATCGTGGCTCATTGTGAAACGATCGGGATGTCCAGCTCGCTTGTGGACCTTCAGGCCCGTTTTGTAGATCGGATTTACAAGGCCAACAGCGAGATCCAGGAAATGTCGCGGCAACGAAATGGTGTGACGATTGGCGCTACGCTTGTGGGCTTGCTGATGTTTGAAAATGAGCTTGTTTGTATCTGGTCCGGTGATAGTCGGATTTATCGTTTGCGAAAAGGTCGGTTAGAGCAGCTTACCCATGACCATACAGAAGTGCAGCAACTTCTGGATCAGCACATGATCTCCCCACAAGACGCCGAGACCTGGGGGCGCAAAAATGTGATCACGCAAGCAATCGGAGTCGAGCAAACACCTGCTCTGGAGAAGGTGAAGGGGCAGATTCTGGCCGGTGATACTTTTATCCTGTGCAGTGATGGCCTGACGGCACATCTACGCGACGATGACATTTTGGAGCAGGCTTACGGTCGTCGTCCACAAGATGCCGCTGAAGCGCTTGTCAATACCACGATTGAGCGAGGGGCAACCGATAATGTAACTGTCGTTGTGGTTCAAAGTCGAGATGTAAGCTCAACCGTTCCATTCCAGACCATGCAGCAAGTGTAATAGGCCAGATGATGTCCGATTTTGACGATGAAGAACAAGGAAAGACCCCTGAAGGAATACTGGAAGGGACAACGATTGGTGGCAATTACCGCATAGACAAAATGATCGCCGAAGGGGGCATGGGCGAAGTTTTCCGGGCTCACAACATTCATAATGAAGAAGATATTGTTGCGATCAAGATCGTGAGGGATGAGCTTGCAAGAGATGAAACGATTTTGTCTCTCGCCAAAAAAGAAAGCTCGATCATCAGTCGTCTCTCCCACAATGCCATTGTGCAATATCGGATGTTCGTGATTGATGAGGTTCTCAAACGCCCCTGTCTTGTCATGGAATATGTGGATGGTGAGGCGCTGGGCACGATAATGGAGCGTAAGCCATTTTCCGCGCAGGACGTCCGTTCTTTCTTGCTGCGCATCGCTGATGGACTGGCAGAGGTGCATGATGCTGATGTTATCCATCGGGACCTTTCTCCCGATAACATCATTTTGCCCGGGCAGAATATCGAAAAAGCAAAGATTATCGATTTCGGCATTGCGCGTGCAGTTGATCTTGGCAAAACCCTGCTAGGTGACAAGTTTGCTGGTAAATATAATTTTGTGTCTCCCGAGCAGTTGGGGCTCTATCAGGGGCAGATTTCTCCTCGCACCGATATCTATTCTCTGGCTTTGGTCTGTATTGCCGCAATGCAGGGTAAGCCGCTGGACATGACCGGAAGCGGCAAGCCCGTTGATCTGATCGAACGCCGGCAGACCATTCCTAATCTGGATCATGTTGATCCTTCCTTGCGAGACTTGCTGCGCTGGATGTTGCAACCCGATCCTGCCGATCGACCTCAGGACATGCGTGCGGTGGTTGATTGGCTTGGAAAGAATGCCATTCCGAACGATAATGAGAA
This window of the uncultured Cohaesibacter sp. genome carries:
- the tagF gene encoding type VI secretion system-associated protein TagF, whose protein sequence is MGLGFFGKVPAKRDFVSRHIPRSVLQPYENWLHACLAHSQNQMGNEWARYYLVAPIWRFWLGSKILGVPCQGIIMSSVDQVGRYFPFTILHYADEAVKTCPPVLDDQKQWFACAEREALRVLSDEDFELETITSDLSNPHLRGMASGASAYMDSDGTNWLPAQEPVQGSSSEADASSQTDRNNGEMACCDDVASDLSVSQAEGLLAKPGDLSEETELVQAKPEKCPETAQPQNEQKTRILHQKESAGLFESVGQAEFCDAAASRSYWWVVQSDKVVALRCQNGLPNPRFYMQMIGAVSFHPQS
- a CDS encoding protein phosphatase 2C domain-containing protein, producing MKLSAKMSVSKFRFESWGVSDKGCVRELNEDSYLAMPESGVWVVADGMGGHEAGELASRAIVAHCETIGMSSSLVDLQARFVDRIYKANSEIQEMSRQRNGVTIGATLVGLLMFENELVCIWSGDSRIYRLRKGRLEQLTHDHTEVQQLLDQHMISPQDAETWGRKNVITQAIGVEQTPALEKVKGQILAGDTFILCSDGLTAHLRDDDILEQAYGRRPQDAAEALVNTTIERGATDNVTVVVVQSRDVSSTVPFQTMQQV
- the tssM gene encoding type VI secretion system membrane subunit TssM, encoding MKAWIKHSLIVVGLLILTLTIWFGGPLLAFGDVQPLGSVLSRVLTVGIIILVVLLVYGIGFWKKRKAAKALEDALTESEENEGDAEILSEKMTEAIDVLKKSSGNKNYLYELPWYVIIGPPGSGKTTALVNSGLKFPLAGKENAASVMGVGGTRYCDWWFTDDAVMIDTAGRYTTQDSDADADKASWLSFLQLLKHNRLKQPINGVIIAISLEDLIKGDKEALSLHATEIRKRLVEIHQELKIDFPVYALFTKADLVAGFMEFFGNFNETRRRQVWGATFQSEKRNENPIGQVEEEFNLLLKVLADNVTDRLQEEPDGETRISIFGFPAQVAHLREKVIGFLSEIFEPTRYHVNANLRGFYFSSGTQEGTPIDQVLGAMASSFSRDLQSWQMSGKGRSFFIHDLFKKVIFEESGWVSFDRKAVRRASFFRYSAIAALIACTVGLAGLWTWSYFNNRSLISVTENSIATYRVNAREELTATVVKDDDLLSISGYLQMLRKMPVGYEYREDGTPMKEGFGLSQRPQLVVASEVAYRQGLERMFRSRLILRLERQLELFISDDDPLSVYEALKVYLMLGGKARSVNKQLIISWMKADWANNQYPGPDNKAARQELLDHLEAMLDLDAARSPSFQLDGPLVEAAQKTLARMHLVDQAYALIKSASYTSGLEDFYPAQRAGAQADTVFETVDGSDFSAMKIPMIYTYRGFHEFFLVQLSAVAEKLEQERWVLGEFGQDESYKEQYKQLGPQLLDRYGKDFVEVWTKMLANIRLRPMSADKPKYINLSTASSPSSPIRELFKAVAEETALTKDADTEAGAAALTGTSDKALAGDAAKMVLERARMRMSGLANIGIDLALKKSQSRVGGLLNGGSNAARRIPGANIEAQFREYQMLFDGKIGVRPIDGLIQVLYETHRNLVLAATVSGEAERAAAMVQRQVATLRASASRLPRPLARMIQGAVEDFEGDAADTSIAQLNQLLQSTVTRRCQQIIANRYPFKSNSRRDVQMQDFATLFSPNGILDQFFSQNLSKYVDMSGTNWKWKQDSRMGQEMSSETLRHFQNAQEIRDAFFPQGGRMPGVNITIKQTALQGQVESALLTVNQQILQTQQVGNMPMTINWPGSMSSGSFSIQFLPEMFGRTSSFALEGSWALMRAIKMGSPKKRGDTIQVHYNIGGRYVQYDIQVGSILNPFMLRALSRFQCPEGL
- the tssK gene encoding type VI secretion system baseplate subunit TssK, with the protein product MSWYSKVAWSEGLFLRQHHLQQNDRYLEKLIDRRTRFSSPYPWGFSELEVDLDMAAQKKFALRRVAGNFQDGYAFDCPTISPLPTPIEIPEGSEKSYVWLTLPNAVANTREIDMGVAQSGSRYVREAETIIDSNSNMHQEEQIEVAHPRLSFDIRKTEKPGFHCLKIARILEIQDKRVIFDQTFAPPVLVVAGDKTVTGWMDRVIGWVDTKLETLSRYAADPSSGGGLQTFDYFMLQLLNREINVLKFLRASPYVHPSEFYIQLLRLSGELWTFSPKRLAPAYQPYDQDNLAACFEPILSDIQRLLSLDIGRAIRLELVERAQNAYIAMVNDRSLFKVATFVIEVSASRPLTEIQRQFSSLCKVGPTRKMNQLVNTHLPGIDLIHLPTPPGQIRAVSDHVYFRLDKYSDLWPEFSSDPGIGLHFAGDWPNLELDLWAIMDSQS
- the tssL gene encoding type VI secretion system protein TssL, long form, encoding MSNDHRNDNGGKTVIRPNPGGVFGQPSSPSGAPRPFNPDPIPAQNPQQQGGHSSQQQYPSSPSPYGRNERIAPSQGYDSSRAANQEDAWLKGADPRNTFFPDPQQAPKPEGPRHSIPLDVALQARSSEQYESGNRLLTAATPLLTLFGRLRSQIVEMQAKPLMEHVRSRIEEFENQLLAQSIDSNVVHMAKYALCATADDIVQNLPGTDRHVWLQYSMEAVYFNDRNSGVGFFQQLDLLLRNPAVNLELLELMHACMSLGFEGKYRHMQGGHEGLMKEKQGTYQAICNVRQMREDGLSPHWRGLMIAAKKFSNRIPIWVLGAVALGVLLATFLTLRFLLGFDSDALANQIVQLHPLQQISIERPPFTPPPKDPPPVKTSQLDRIRAGLKENIDNGGMTIDPVGDYIVIQVNNMVLFPSGKASVLPEFAPVAQRIAQTLDSEPGPVNIIGHTDNVKLRSTSRFKNNYELSVARAKSVESIISSVLKDPSRIKVEGKGELEPIADNKTKEGRAKNRRVEITIPREETLQEPNI